In Vanessa cardui chromosome 6, ilVanCard2.1, whole genome shotgun sequence, the following proteins share a genomic window:
- the LOC124530480 gene encoding larval cuticle protein LCP-17-like, whose translation MKAFIILSLVAVALAAPQGKDEPIPILRQDSDISPDGSFRYAFETGNGIAAEANGALRNIGAEEPALQIQGNFQYPSEDGSPIQLTYVADENGYQPQGSILPTPPPIPVEIQRALEILATAKPQTQ comes from the exons ATGAAAGCCTTc ATCATCCTTTCTCTTGTGGCTGTCGCCCTCGCCGCCCCTCAGGGTAAGGACGAGCCGATCCCGATCCTTCGTCAAGACAGCGACATTTCACCTGACGGTAGCTTCAGATATGCCTTTGAAACCGGAAACGGTATAGCTGCTGAAGCTAACGGTGCTCTCAGAAACATCGGCGCTGAAGAACCAGCCCTGCAGATTCAAGGAAACTTCCAATACCCAAGTGAAGACGGTAGCCCAATTCAGCTGACTTACGTCGCTGATGAGAACGGATACCAACCCCAAGGAAGCATCCTTCCCACCCCACCACCAATCCCAGTTGAAATTCAGCGTGCTTTAGAAATTCTCGCCACAGCCAAACCCCAAACTCAATAA